A window of the Lactuca sativa cultivar Salinas chromosome 5, Lsat_Salinas_v11, whole genome shotgun sequence genome harbors these coding sequences:
- the LOC111892560 gene encoding 30S ribosomal protein S16-2, chloroplastic/mitochondrial, whose translation MVVRLRLARLGCRNRPFYRVMAADSRSPRDGKHIEVLGYFNPLPGQDGGKRMGLNFERVKYWLSVGAQPSDPVQRLLFRAGILPPPPMVAMGRKGGPRDTRPVDPLSGRVMMPDLPTKPSIESGDQENKS comes from the exons ATGGTGGTGAGGCTGAGATTGGCGAGGTTGGGATGCCGGAACAGGCCATTTTACAGAGTAATGGCTGCCGATAGCAGATCTCCGAGGGACGGAAAGCATATAGAGGTCTTGGGTTACTTTAATCCTTTGCCAG GCCAAGATGGTGGCAAACGAATGGGGCTTAATTTTGAGCGAGTGAA ATACTGGCTATCGGTTGGTGCACAACCCTCGGACCCGGTCCAACGTTTGCTATTTAGGGCGGGGATACTGCCGCCACCACCCATGGTGGCAATGGGGCGGAAAGGTGGGCCCCGTGACACACGTCCGGTGGACCCGCTGAGTGGACGTGTCATGATGCCTGACCTACCAACCAAACCTAGTATTGAATCTGGTGATCAAGAAAATAAATCTTAA
- the LOC111892517 gene encoding uncharacterized protein LOC111892517, translating to MGTLIHNYRLSPSNFVTPTINCYPSDFRLKQALLVQQVSYWNRCKSREAKMSAAVAATGDANSTHTEQNPGIRQEKIVLRNNHGEKLVGILHETGSREIVILCHGFQSTKETNTMMNLASALEKEGITAFRFDFAGNGESEGTFQYGNYCREADDLHSVIQHFSEANRVTSAILGHSKGGNVVLLYAAKYHDIHCVINVSGRYKTEGGVEERLGKGYLEKVKKDGFIDVKAKTGEVLYRVTEESLMDRLNTNMHEACLQIDKDCRVLTIHGSNDSIVRVEEALEFAKIIPNHKLHIIKGANHGFSMHQNELVSVVLSFIRECSR from the exons ATGGGAACTTTGATCCATAATTATCGTTTAAGCCCCTCCAACTTTGTCACTCCAACGATAAATTGCTACCCATCAGATTTTCGTCTTAAGCAGGCTCTACTTGTCCAACAAGTAAGCTATTGGAATCGTTGCAAAAGCAGAGAAGCGAAGATGTCCGCGGCCGTCGCTGCTACCGGCGACGCCAATTCCACCCACACTGAGCAAAACCCAG GAATCCGTCAGGAGAAAATAGTTTTACGAAACAACCATGGGGAGAAACTAGTGGGTATATTGCATGAAACTGGATCCAGGGAGATTGTGATATTGTGCCATGGATTTCAATCAACAAAG GAAACCAATACCATGATGAACCTTGCTTCTGCCCTGGAGAAAGAAGGGATCACTGCATTTCGTTTTGATTTTGCTGGAAACGG GGAAAGTGAAGGAACATTTCAATATGGCAACTATTGTAGAGAGGCTGATGACTTACATTCAGTAATCCAACACTTTTCTGAAGCTAATCGTGTCACAAGTGCAATCCTTGGACACAGTAAAG GTGGGAATGTGGTGCTCTTATACGCTGCCAAGTATCATGACATACACTGTGTCATCAACGTATCAGGGCGTTATAAAACAGAAGGGGGTGTGGAAGAGCGATTGGGAAAAGGGTATTTGGAAAAAGTAAAAAAAGATGGTTTTATCGATGTTAAAGCCAAAACCG GGGAGGTCTTGTATCGTGTGACTGAAGAAAGTTTGATGGATCGTTTGAATACAAATATGCATGAAGCATGTTTGCAGATTGATAAAGATTGCAG GGTGTTGACAATTCATGGATCCAATGATTCAATTGTGAGAGTTGAAGAGGCATTAGAGTTTGCAAAGATTATACCAAATCACAAGTTGCATATCATTAAAGGAGCCAATCATGGATTCTCAATGCATCAAAATGAATTAGTTTCAGTTGTTTTGTCTTTCATAAGAGAATGTTCGAGATAA
- the LOC111892518 gene encoding uncharacterized protein LOC111892518, with the protein MGSLIQKVYFIHSNLINTSKTSCLSDSPFKQSIRINHHSHTLNSRTNRISLQMAAGDSTTSSVNVEQNPGIELQRIIIQNKHGEKLVGLLHETGSKEIVIICHGFQCTKEYSMMVDLALALEKQGITVFRFDFSGNGESEGSFEFGNYSKEVDDLKAVIQHFTAANRVVTSVIGHSKGGNVVVLYASLHHDIKTVVNVSGRYKMDRGIEERLGKDYLERAKKDGFIDIKSKTGEVLFRVTEESLMERLNTNMHEAGLKIDKDCRVLTVHGSVDEVIPVEDAMEFAKIIPNHELKIIEGANHGYNKHRDELCSVVVAFIKD; encoded by the exons ATGGGGAGCTTGATCCAAAAGGTTTATTTTATACACTCAAATTTGATAAATACTTCCAAAACTTCCTGTTTATCAGATTCTCCCTTCAAACAATCGATACGCATCAATCACCACTCACACACTCTCAACAGTAGAACAAACAGAATCAGCCTGCAGATGGCCGCCGGCgactccaccacctcctccgtaAACGTCGAGCAAAACCCAG GGATTGAACTGCAAAGAATCATCATACAAAACAAACACGGAGAAAAACTTGTGGGTTTGTTACACGAAACAGGGTCTAAAGAGATTGTAATCATATGCCATGGCTTCCAATGCACAAAG GAGTATAGTATGATGGTGGATCTTGCACTTGCATTGGAAAAACAAGGAATTACTGTATTTCGCTTTGATTTTTCAGGAAATGG TGAAAGTGAAGGCTCATTTGAATTTGGAAACTATAGTAAGGAGGTTGATGACTTAAAAGCAGTAATCCAACACTTCACTGCAGCAAATCGTGTTGTAACTTCAGTCATTGGACACAGTAAAG GTGGGAATGTGGTGGTCTTATATGCATCTTTACATCACGATATCAAGACAGTTGTCAACGTGTCTGGTCGCTATAAGATGGATAGGGGCATCGAGGAGAGATTaggaaaagattatttagaaagaGCAAAAAAAGACGGATTTATTGACATTAAATCCAAAACAG GAGAAGTTTTGTTTCGTGTGACTGAAGAAAGTCTGATGGAACGTCTGAATACAAACATGCATGAAGCAGGACTTAAAATTGATAAAGATTGCAGGGTGTTGACTGTTCATGGATCAGTTGATGAGGTCATCCCAGTTGAAGATGCCATGGAGTTTGCCAAGATTATACCAAACCATGAGTTAAAAATCATTGAAGGGGCTAACCATGGTTACAACAAACACAGGGACGAATTATgttcggttgttgtggctttcATAAAGGACTAG